The DNA sequence AGATGTAACTTGTAGTAGTAAATGACTTTAACTGCTTTTAATGGGAAACTGACTACTAAGTTTTGGTGtggcaaataaaaaatacaaaattctgAATAAGATGCAATTATACCAATTGCCTTAATGAGTTTTCTTCTCTTGCAGGAGAGGTTCAGCAGTGATAAAACCCCTCGGAGAGGCTGCATCCTTCCTCTGTTAGAGCTTCATCTCTCTAGGCCAACGATTCTGTCCTTGGGTCTCGCACCAACACCCTTTCACCCTTCCATATTAGATTTAGGATTGTGTGCTCTTTTACTGTCACACACATCTTAAAGATCAGTAGCTCTTCTTTGTGCTGTTCAATCAGCAAAGAAACATGTGACTCAGATAAGCAtatcattaataaaacacaccaTAGCATATGAATTTCTTCCACAGTGTGCTCGTGGAGTTTTGTAGTAAATAATCAAAGTCACATTACTCTGCTAAAGCTGTGCAGTAAAAGCCTGAAGACACACGTCTGAATGGAGAGTGAGTTCAGCAGTTAGGGTATGCAGGGCGTTGTCAAGAGGGAGACAGTGAAAGTGAAACCGAAGCAGGATGCTCCCCTTTCGATCTTTACGAACTCTCCTatcaacattttgttaatatcaTATAACCATATCAGTAATTTATTCAGAAACTCCTGTGAACACACCGCTGCTCAGTTGAAGTTAAAACCAACCGAAAAGCACATTTACCTGAATAAGTGTGTCTTGCATGAGTGTGACTTGAGATCAGATGAGTTTAACCGGTTAGGTAGGTCTTTAAATGATGCTAAaccatataaatacatttaaaaaaggatAAAGTCAAATAATGCTACATATACGTTGCTTTCGCTGGACTAACTTAAACAGTTGATTGTAGATGTGTAGCctatgtaaaatgtattcagaGCCAACACATGCATGCTAACACACGAGTTGCCTgcttattataatgttttcttttcatattttcagCGTTCTTTAGAGATGAAGTTAATTTTTTTGACTCTGCTGATTGTGAGTGGAATTGCAGATTCAATATCAGGTAATATTCACACCCACGTAAAGAGCTAAAGTGTGTGTTCGTGTCAATTCATTGTCCGGCTGaactatatttataattacagtttagtttatagtttatgtgatAACCACCAGCTCACTGTACGTTATTGAGTAAATAAATGAAGTGAAATTTTGATCTCAGCTGAAATTGTTCTATTAACTTCACAGAACAGAAACGGTAGGCTTCCTGGATGAATGGTCAGCTATTTAACGTTGCCATGGACAGCTGTCTTCATTCAGAAATATTGACTAATTAGAATAAAATTTACAAAGAgccatttaataatgttttcaagCAGAGATGTGAGGAGAAGGACCGTTACTGCTTCACATGGGAACGCTGTAGGCCTTGAAGGTTGATAGGAGGTTCACTTTTAATAAGACCAGCTCTCTTTATCTTTCACAGAGCAGTATGAAGTAGTTGGACCTGCCGATGCTGTATATGCTGTAGCTGGTGAAGATGTGATTCTGCCCTGTTCAGTCAAACCTAACATCAGTGTTGTGGACATGAGAGTGGAGTGGTTTAGACTTGATCTGAAAGACTCACAACTAGTGCATCTCTACGAGGATCATGAAGACAGAAACACAGACCAGATTCAGGCCTACAGCGGGAGAACAAAACTGATTCATCAAGAACTACAGCGAGGAGATGCTTCACTCAAACTCTCATCAGTCCAAGTCTCTGATGGAGGACTTTATAAGTGTTTTATTCAGTCCAGATCCTGGTACGATGACGCCACTGTTAATGTCACAGTTGAAGGTGAGAAAACTATTGAAaactaaaggctggaatacactgcacgacttttaaaatctcaacagattttaaaacactaggcatcatacatttactgactttgatagaaagtcacaaaggaaaactgggcatcatactaCGGTGACCGGGAGGGGACGTCTTTGGTTCACTTacttttgtcgtggccacgagatattaactcgtgggaacgtgatattGTGTCGTGGCCATGAGATCATTTTGTCGAGGGAACAACATCCATTTCTCGAGGCCACGACTTCTTATCTTGAGGGCACGACTAATGCCTAAACAAACCTGAGTGACCACAGCAACCCAGGATTATCAGAGAcggataaaacatttttttttttacattaaatatttcatttaatatttgtatatcattattattattatattaacttatttagggctatatttttatatttacttcatataaatgtaatattttattatttcccctTTCAATTCGTGTATCGCTTTACCTAATTAATGTTCTGTATAATTCTGCTAGTGTTTGGTACcatatatttagcaaatacTGTAAACGCCTGACAATTATGCCAATACTTATGATAAATGAGCGTGTTTGTGtcttcatttacaaatgaaactacgtgaatgattcattcctcaacgaaatgtaggctataatatttataattattaatttgctgaaataaaacgaaatatgttaaatatgttGAATTCAACCTTTAAACTGCATTTCCAGTAGGCTATAAATTCCAGTCAGCATAATCAAAGCTTTATTGACATGTCgagcatttacagtaggctTATTTACAAAACTAGTCAGAACGTAACGTTAAgagatcaaaataaagtgaaaaaacgaatgtaaaaaataataataggctaataataacaatgatgataataataataatatacaaatattacggAAAAAGACGATCAGTTAATGGACGCAGCTACgagactgtgggatggataatgTTTTCTTGtaggcctattttattttatgtactttatgtaacatttattcatgaaaAACGTAATCTGAATGCTGTCTACATCGCGTGCAATAGCCTACAGTCCAGTAGCCTAAGGCaatggttaatataataatttaataatgtaataattgcTATAGAAATGAATATGATAATgtcttaattcaaaataaaatattaataaatccaTCTCTTATAATCCCGGGTTGCTGTGGTCACGCAGGTTTGTTTACGCATTAAACTCATGGCCACAAGAAAAATAtgtcgttccctcaacataaTGGTCTTGTGGCCACGACAtaatatcacgttcccacgagtTAATATGTCGTGGCCAGgacaaaactaagtgaaccgaaGACGTCCCCTCCCGGTCATCATATCATACACTAAATGACCGAggatcacaacaaactcatgcTGAAATGTgtgccttgttgctaggagacgtgtgacaaatgaaaacaatatgcgttgtaaaatcggctgaaattatcaaacatgtttgaccatcatacactacaTGGTTTTCTATTAAATCTGTCAACTCTAATCTGCAACTAGCGTCAATTTGTGCAGACTGTAAATCGAGTCAAAAGTCATGTAGTGCATTCCATGCTCTAACTAACTTTAAAAAGCCAGAATAACAACAGCATGTTCTTCTTGTTGGCCTGTAGCTATAGGACATCCTCCAGTGATCACTGTAGATGGGTTTGATCATTCAGGAGGGATTCATCTACAGTGTGAATCTAAAGGTTGGTATCCTGAACCTGATCTTGAGTGGCTGGACAGTGAAGGAGTCAGTCTGAGTCCAGAAACTACGAAGAAACACAGAAACAGAGACAGATTCAGTGTGAAACACACCATCACTGTACATCACAGAGACAGCAAGATTCACTGCAGAGTCAAACTGAGACGACACATGCTGGAGGCACTGATTATCATCTCAAGtaagcagacacttttattcatGTATTTCTTTGTCATCTTCACACATTTTACTGTCTATGTACCATTCAGAActgaacattatatatatattttaatcatcTCATCAAAATATGTTTGATTTACACAGTGTGCTTGATTACTGTTCTGTTTTACAGGTAATATGTTTAATCCTTGGAGGAAATCAGTCATCCTGATTTTATTTGTAGTTGTGCTCAGTGTCATTCCTGGAATACTGATAGCTGTGTTTGTCCTTAAAAATAGAGGTAAAATGCTTGTTTTCttgttattatgtaaataaaacagtataGGGATCATTtgatacacagtggtaattcaaacatctaattcttgcaatgtttttgagatgatagtatgctgatttagttactgctttgatatGACTACTGAAACTatggtctgtctccagaaacaccccaagatttttgacttcatttttagttgtttgacccctagagttaAGGtgtgcattcaccttgagaattTCATCTTTGTATCCAAATGCAATGGCTtaagttttctccttgtttaactgaaggaAGTTCTGACGAgactgtgtttgtgtctgtgtttggGCTAtgtacaccaccacagaacctCACGAGGTGGCAGCGTCCTCTATGGTGTCTCTAGAGGTGCCGGctgatgctgcagaacctctaGAGGTAGTGGCGCCGCTACTGTGTTCCCCGAAGCGATGGTGCctgctgcagtttctccagaggtggcggtgcatgctgcagaaccttTCGAAGCAGCGGTGCTCGCTTCAGCTCCTTGcgtggtggtggcgcccagcaatgCACTTTCAGCCTGTCATGTCACGGTTGAAGGAACCGTAGATGAGCGCTGTACCTGTCCTGGTAATGAACTCTCCCTGTTTCCTGATGATACTGCTGTAGAACCTGCAGAGGTGTCAGTGGAATCCATCTATGAATCCTCGTCCTGCCCTGTctcggctatggaggccgtctgtgaactcCTGCCTTGCTCTGATCCGGCCATGGAGGCCAGTTATTAACTATTGTCCTGCCCCGACCCAACCAAGGAGGCTACCTCTGAACTCTCAGCCTTTTCTGTCACACCCAAGGATGCGGGCTGTGAAATTCGTAACTATTTTTTCACTGCCATAGAGACTATTCATGAACTGGCTGCTTGTTCTGTTCCCCCAAGCGTGTCAGTTAAACCGTCTGCCTTACCAGTCCTAGTTTTTGAACCCAATTTTGAACTGTCATTCTGTCCAGTTTCAGTCAGTGAACCTGTTTATGTACTGTCTGTCGGTCCAGTCTCAGTCAGCGAACCtatgatttttttgtgttccCTGCCACGGTCCCTGAGACCGTGAATGCACTGCCTCTGTTGTCTGTCTCTGCTctcgctctggtggtcttctgctccagtCTGGTGGTCTTCTATCCCGCTCTGGTGGTCCTCTGCTCCAGTCTGGTGGTCTTCCGTCttgctctggtggtcttctatcccgctctggtggtcttctgctccggtCTGGTGGTCTTCCGTCttgctctggtggtcttctatcccgctctggtggtcttctgctccggtCTGGTGGTCTTCCGTCttgctctggtggtcttctatCCCGCTCTGGTGGTCCTCTGCTCCAGTCTGGTGGTCTTCTAtcccgctctggtggtcttctatCCCACTCTGGTGGTCCTCTGCTCCAGTCTGGTGGTCTTCTATCCCGCTCTGGTGGTCCTTTGCTCCAGTCTGGTGGTCTTCTATCCCGCTCTGGTGGTCCTCTGCTCCAGTCTGGTGGTCTTCTATCCCGCTCTGGTGGTCCTCTGCTCCAGTCTGGTGGTCTTCTATCCCGCTCTGGTGGTCCTCTGCTCCAGTCTGGTGGTCTTCTAtcccgctctggtggtcttctgctccagtctggtggtcttctgtccCGCTCTGGTAGTCTTTTATCCCGCTCTGGTGGTCCTCTGCTCCGGTCTGGTGGTCTTCCGTCttgctctggtggtcttctgctcggTCTGCTCCACCCTGGCTGCTTGCTTCGTCGGCTCCACCCTGGTTCCCTGCTCCGCCTTGGTTCTCTGCTCTGTCCTGGTTCCCTGCTCCACCTTGGTTCTCGGCtccgccctggcttcctgcttcGCCAGTTCTGCCTGGGTGTCCTGCTCAGATCGCCAAGAAATTGTTTAGCGTTTAATCGCTCACCTAGTGATAGCTACATTACGGAGCCAGTTTTCTGCCATAATTTCTAGTTCTTAGTTCATAGTCTAGTCTAGCCTTGTCTCGTGTTTTCCTGTTTCCTGATCTCTGCCTGTGTTTCTTAGATTAACCCTTTGCCGCTCTGCACATGGATCTGCACGCCTCTTCTCTCGTTGGTCCCGTAACACTTAAGTAGTATtgataagcagcaaattatttaattg is a window from the Onychostoma macrolepis isolate SWU-2019 chromosome 03, ASM1243209v1, whole genome shotgun sequence genome containing:
- the LOC131537471 gene encoding butyrophilin subfamily 1 member A1-like isoform X1; amino-acid sequence: MLTHELPAYYNVFFSYFQRSLEMKLIFLTLLIVSGIADSISEQYEVVGPADAVYAVAGEDVILPCSVKPNISVVDMRVEWFRLDLKDSQLVHLYEDHEDRNTDQIQAYSGRTKLIHQELQRGDASLKLSSVQVSDGGLYKCFIQSRSWYDDATVNVTVEAIGHPPVITVDGFDHSGGIHLQCESKGWYPEPDLEWLDSEGVSLSPETTKKHRNRDRFSVKHTITVHHRDSKIHCRVKLRRHMLEALIIISSNMFNPWRKSVILILFVVVLSVIPGILIAVFVLKNRAHGRLEKEKRRLMQAHNRLQDEHSHLQDEKRRIQHECDQHLRSLETIIPKALMHFRTHSVNVILDADTAHPRLIVSDDGKQVREGKTRREGVDGGKDRFNDYRAVLGKDGFTSGCFYFEVQVKDQTKWYLGVARESVIGKGLIPLSSMNGYWTVSLYNEKYRARESSNVLLSLSVDPQRVGVFVDYKEGLVSFYDVESMSHIYSFTNQCFNEKLYPFVCLGCYWNKNSTPLIICDDY
- the LOC131537471 gene encoding butyrophilin subfamily 1 member A1-like isoform X2, with the protein product MKLIFLTLLIVSGIADSISEQYEVVGPADAVYAVAGEDVILPCSVKPNISVVDMRVEWFRLDLKDSQLVHLYEDHEDRNTDQIQAYSGRTKLIHQELQRGDASLKLSSVQVSDGGLYKCFIQSRSWYDDATVNVTVEAIGHPPVITVDGFDHSGGIHLQCESKGWYPEPDLEWLDSEGVSLSPETTKKHRNRDRFSVKHTITVHHRDSKIHCRVKLRRHMLEALIIISSNMFNPWRKSVILILFVVVLSVIPGILIAVFVLKNRAHGRLEKEKRRLMQAHNRLQDEHSHLQDEKRRIQHECDQHLRSLETIIPKALMHFRTHSVNVILDADTAHPRLIVSDDGKQVREGKTRREGVDGGKDRFNDYRAVLGKDGFTSGCFYFEVQVKDQTKWYLGVARESVIGKGLIPLSSMNGYWTVSLYNEKYRARESSNVLLSLSVDPQRVGVFVDYKEGLVSFYDVESMSHIYSFTNQCFNEKLYPFVCLGCYWNKNSTPLIICDDY